In one window of Oryza sativa Japonica Group chromosome 9, ASM3414082v1 DNA:
- the LOC112936436 gene encoding uncharacterized protein, with protein sequence MAALTDDANGEGASQPRTGPYSSGRAGGSRRAATAEQHDDEPSLAQLLANQNRLFERMVANSENMGAAMAQQANQAPSKLADVQRTHPPHFSSAADPLAADDWLRDIEIKLNLCRCDPVEKATFAAYYLQGAAAAWWETYKTLIPPDEPITWTVFREGFRSAHIPAGLMEIKKKEFLNLKQGNMPFMEFMERFNYLGRYAASDLNTETKKVELCRDRLAPELKHALAAHEITSMKTLVALRVESSEKEVVEDRKRKWAAKKFAGSSSSTRPRLAPSPAVRPMAPQPPRQMEHRSSLVVLLKFSLDSVELLLFPSQLQLLEGAGSTMSLQKKQPTHLVSYLGCLQIVTLNL encoded by the exons ATGGCTGCTCTTACTGATGATGCCAATGGTGAGGGAGCGAGTCAGCCTCGCACTGGCCCATATTCTTCTGGACGTGCCGGGGGTAGTCGCCGTGCTGCCACTGCAGAACAGCATGATGATGAACCATCTCTTGCTCAACTCCTGGCTAATCAGAACCGACTTTTTGAAAGGATGGTAGCGAACTCTGAAAACATGGGGGCTGCCATGGCACAGCAGGCCAATCAAGCACCCTCCAAGCTAGCAGATGTTCAACGAACACATCCACCTCATTTCTCCTCTGCGGCTGATCCACTCGCAGCAGATGATTGGCTTCGTGATATTGAAATCAAGCTGAACCTTTGCCGGTGTGATCCTGTAGAGAAGGCTACCTTTGCTGCTTACTACCTGCAAGGTGCAGCAGCTGCTTGGTGGGAGACATACAAGACTCTCATTCCTCCTGACGAGCCAATCACTTGGACTGTTTTCCGTGAGGGATTCAGGTCTGCTCACATCCCTGCTGGTCTCATGGAAATCAAAAAGAAAGAATTTCTTAACTTGAAGCAAGGAAACATGCCCTTCATGGAGTTCATGGAACGCTTCAATTATCTGGGTAGATATGCCGCTTCTGACTTGAACACTGAAACAAAGAAGGTTGAGCTATGCAGAGATCGTCTTGCACCTGAACTCAAGCATGCTCTTGCTGCTCATGAAATCACCAGCATGAAGACACTGGTTGCCCTTCGTGTTGAATCAAGTGAAAAGGAAGTGGTTGAAGACCGTAAGCGTAAGTGGGCTGCAAAGAAATTTGCTGGCAGCAGCAGTTCCACTCGGCCTCGTCTTGCTCCATCTCCTGCGGTTCGTCCTATGGCACCTCAGCCACCTCGGCAGAT GGAGCACCGCAGCAGCCTCGTGGTCCTCCTCAAGTTCAGCCTGGACAGCGTGGAGCTCCTGCTGTTCCCAAGCCAGCTCCAACTTTTGGAAGGGGCCGGCTCAACCATGTCACTGCAGAAGAAGCAACCGACGCACCTGGTGTCGTACTTG GGATGCCTCCAGATCGTGACATTGAATTTGTGA